A region of Streptomyces sp. WMMC500 DNA encodes the following proteins:
- a CDS encoding NAD(P)H-binding protein — MKFAVIGGTGLIGSKVVEKLNAGGHEAVPHSLSSGVDVISGQGLEEALSGADVVVNLTNSPTFDDASPDFFRTSMENLLAAAQKAGVRHAVILSIVGVDQVPDLVYYRAKALQEELLTAGPIPYSIVRATQFMEFMDATMSWTTEGDTVRLPATPIQPIAAQDVADTVAEVAAGSPLNGILNVAGPEVFTLDELGRVTLAARSDDRTVVTDAAAGMFAAVPGDVLIAGPDARLATTRYRDWLS, encoded by the coding sequence ATGAAGTTCGCAGTGATCGGCGGCACTGGTCTCATCGGCTCCAAAGTGGTGGAGAAGCTGAACGCGGGCGGCCACGAGGCGGTGCCGCACTCGCTGTCCTCGGGCGTCGACGTGATCAGCGGCCAGGGCCTGGAGGAGGCGCTGTCCGGCGCCGACGTCGTCGTCAACCTGACGAACTCGCCGACGTTCGACGACGCCTCCCCGGACTTCTTCCGCACCTCGATGGAGAACCTGCTGGCCGCCGCGCAGAAGGCCGGGGTGCGGCACGCGGTGATCCTCTCCATCGTCGGCGTGGACCAGGTGCCCGACCTCGTCTACTACCGGGCCAAGGCCCTCCAGGAGGAGCTCCTCACCGCCGGACCGATCCCGTACTCGATCGTCCGGGCCACCCAGTTCATGGAGTTCATGGACGCGACCATGTCCTGGACCACCGAGGGCGACACCGTCCGGCTGCCGGCCACCCCCATCCAGCCGATCGCCGCGCAGGACGTCGCCGACACCGTCGCCGAGGTCGCCGCCGGCAGCCCGCTGAACGGCATCCTCAACGTCGCGGGACCCGAGGTCTTCACCCTCGACGAACTCGGCCGGGTCACCCTGGCCGCCCGCTCCGACGACCGCACCGTCGTCACCGACGCCGCCGCGGGCATGTTCGCCGCGGTCCCCGGCGACGTCCTCATCGCCGGGCCCGACGCGCGCCTCGCCACCACCCGCTACCGCGACTGGCTCTCCTGA
- a CDS encoding MarR family transcriptional regulator, giving the protein MSQSPPPPADVTGQLAEQLLLLTRKIHYAQKHHFKPLGITPAQSRLLRTLERHAEPPRMADLAERLGVVPRAVTTHVDALEASGLVRRVPDPANRRVIRIETTEAGRTALAELHRARLAAAADVLEPLSERQREKLLGLIAPLVDTHGHAC; this is encoded by the coding sequence GTGTCCCAGTCGCCCCCGCCCCCCGCAGACGTGACCGGCCAGTTGGCGGAGCAGCTCCTGCTGCTCACCCGGAAGATCCACTACGCGCAGAAGCACCACTTCAAGCCGCTGGGCATCACGCCCGCCCAGTCCCGGCTGCTGCGCACCCTGGAGCGCCACGCGGAGCCCCCGCGGATGGCCGACCTCGCCGAGCGCCTCGGCGTCGTGCCCCGCGCCGTCACCACGCACGTGGACGCGCTGGAGGCGAGCGGCCTGGTCCGGCGCGTGCCGGACCCGGCCAACCGGCGCGTGATCCGCATCGAGACCACCGAGGCCGGGCGCACGGCGCTCGCCGAGCTGCACCGGGCGCGCCTCGCCGCCGCCGCCGACGTCCTGGAGCCGCTGTCGGAAAGGCAGCGTGAAAAGCTGCTGGGGCTCATCGCCCCCCTGGTCGACACGCACGGCCACGCCTGCTGA
- a CDS encoding FAD-binding and (Fe-S)-binding domain-containing protein — MPLLQPKPSALRPGRGPAPAPDRVADDLAGGTPEPLRGELTALLGAEKVLTGVSDLVRYASDASPYRFVPRAVAVAETVRDVSALFRFARERGRKLVFRSAGTSLNGQAQGEDILVDVRRHWAGVEVLDAAAARVRVGPGTTVVRANATLARHGRVLGPDPASAIACTLGGVVANNASGMTAGTTRNSYRTLASLTFVLPSGTVVDTAAPDADAHLAAAEPELCRGLLALKAEIEADEGLTARICAKYEIKNTNGYRLDAFLDGATPVEILRGLMVGSEGTLGFIADTVFDTLPLDRHTATALLFFPTLQAAAAAVPGFNAAGARAVELMDGNTLRASVSVAGVPADWAELPKETAALLVEFRAPDEAAREAYEAAAGEVLAGLDLVAPVESVAATGNAFTRDPGRIAGYWKARKAFVTAVGGSRPAGTTLITEDFAVPPGRLAEACEALLSLQARHGFDAAVAGHAAHGNLHFLLAFDAAEAADVERYAAFMDDFCRLTVERFDGSLKAEHATGRNIAPFLALEWGERATELMWRIKELVDPSGILAPRVLLDRDPKAHLRGLKTIPRIEDVADPCIECGFCEPTCPSRDLTTTPRQRIVLRREMLRQPPDAPVTGGLLEAYGYDAVDTCAGDSTCGLDCPVGIDTGRMMKDFRHARHSAREERAAAGTARRFRRVERAARLAVAVAHRLGDRVPGAATRLARRAVRPDLVPEWLPEIPGPAARRLPATAREGTAAVYFPACVNRIFGGPDDARGPNLAEAVVAVSARAGRPVWIPGDVTGTCCATIWHSKGYDDGTRLMAERIVEAAWRWTDGGRLPVVVDASSCTLGLAHEVVPYLTEVSRALHARLTVLDSLDWAADELLPRLTVERRTPAAVVHPTCSMRHLGNTGRLTALAEAVADEVVVPDDAGCCAFAGDRGMLHKELTASATAREAAEVTARDYDTHLSANRMCEIGMDRATGRSYRSVLLELERATRPAGVRERR, encoded by the coding sequence ATGCCGCTGCTCCAGCCCAAGCCCTCGGCGCTGCGCCCCGGCCGCGGCCCCGCGCCGGCGCCGGACCGGGTCGCCGACGACCTCGCCGGGGGTACGCCGGAGCCGCTGCGCGGGGAGCTGACGGCGCTGCTGGGCGCGGAGAAGGTGCTGACGGGCGTCTCGGATCTGGTGCGGTACGCCTCGGACGCCAGCCCGTACCGGTTCGTGCCGCGGGCCGTGGCGGTCGCCGAGACGGTGAGGGACGTCTCGGCCCTCTTCCGGTTCGCCCGCGAGCGCGGCCGCAAGCTCGTCTTCCGCTCGGCGGGCACGTCGCTGAACGGGCAGGCGCAGGGCGAGGACATCCTCGTCGACGTCCGCAGGCACTGGGCGGGCGTCGAGGTGCTCGACGCCGCCGCGGCACGGGTCCGCGTCGGCCCGGGCACCACGGTCGTACGGGCCAACGCCACCCTCGCCCGGCACGGCCGCGTCCTCGGCCCGGACCCGGCCAGCGCCATCGCCTGCACCCTCGGCGGCGTCGTCGCCAACAACGCCTCGGGCATGACGGCCGGCACGACGCGCAACTCCTACCGCACCCTCGCCTCGCTGACCTTCGTGCTCCCCTCCGGCACCGTCGTGGACACCGCCGCGCCCGACGCCGACGCGCACCTGGCCGCGGCCGAGCCGGAGTTGTGCCGCGGGCTGCTCGCGCTCAAGGCGGAGATCGAGGCGGACGAGGGGCTGACGGCCCGGATCTGCGCCAAGTACGAGATCAAGAACACCAACGGCTACCGGCTGGACGCCTTCCTCGACGGCGCCACCCCCGTGGAGATCCTGCGCGGGCTGATGGTCGGCTCCGAGGGCACGCTCGGCTTCATCGCCGACACCGTCTTCGACACCCTGCCGCTGGACCGGCACACCGCCACCGCGCTGCTGTTCTTCCCCACCCTGCAGGCGGCGGCCGCCGCGGTGCCCGGGTTCAACGCCGCCGGAGCACGGGCCGTGGAGCTGATGGACGGCAACACGCTGCGCGCCTCGGTGAGCGTCGCCGGCGTGCCCGCCGACTGGGCGGAGCTGCCGAAGGAGACGGCGGCGCTGCTGGTGGAGTTCCGGGCGCCGGACGAGGCGGCGCGCGAGGCTTACGAGGCGGCGGCGGGCGAGGTGCTGGCGGGCCTCGACCTCGTGGCGCCGGTGGAGTCCGTCGCGGCCACGGGCAACGCGTTCACCCGCGACCCCGGCCGTATCGCCGGCTACTGGAAGGCGCGTAAGGCGTTCGTCACCGCCGTCGGCGGCTCCCGCCCGGCCGGTACGACCCTCATCACCGAGGACTTCGCGGTGCCGCCCGGCCGGCTCGCCGAGGCGTGCGAGGCGCTGCTCTCACTCCAGGCGCGGCACGGGTTCGACGCCGCGGTCGCCGGCCACGCCGCCCATGGCAACCTGCACTTCCTGCTCGCCTTCGACGCCGCGGAGGCCGCCGACGTCGAGCGCTACGCGGCCTTCATGGACGACTTCTGCCGGCTGACCGTCGAGCGCTTCGACGGCTCGCTGAAGGCCGAGCACGCCACCGGCCGCAACATCGCCCCGTTCCTCGCGCTGGAGTGGGGCGAGCGGGCCACGGAGCTGATGTGGCGGATCAAGGAGCTGGTCGACCCGAGCGGCATCCTGGCCCCGCGGGTCCTGCTCGACCGCGACCCGAAGGCGCACCTGCGCGGGCTCAAGACGATCCCGCGGATCGAGGACGTCGCCGACCCGTGCATCGAGTGCGGCTTCTGCGAACCCACCTGCCCCAGCCGCGACCTCACCACCACCCCGCGGCAACGCATCGTGCTGCGCCGGGAGATGCTGCGCCAGCCGCCGGACGCGCCGGTCACCGGCGGCCTGCTCGAGGCGTACGGGTACGACGCCGTCGACACCTGCGCCGGCGACTCGACGTGCGGCCTGGACTGCCCCGTCGGCATCGACACCGGGCGGATGATGAAGGACTTCCGGCACGCGCGGCACTCCGCCCGGGAGGAGCGCGCCGCCGCCGGCACGGCCCGGCGCTTCCGCCGGGTCGAACGCGCCGCCCGGCTCGCCGTCGCCGTGGCGCACCGGCTCGGCGACCGGGTGCCGGGCGCCGCGACCCGGCTCGCGCGCCGGGCGGTGCGCCCCGACCTCGTACCCGAGTGGCTGCCGGAGATCCCCGGTCCGGCCGCGCGCCGGCTGCCCGCCACCGCCCGCGAGGGCACCGCCGCCGTTTACTTCCCCGCGTGCGTCAACCGGATCTTCGGCGGCCCCGACGACGCCCGCGGGCCGAACCTGGCGGAGGCGGTCGTCGCCGTCTCGGCCCGCGCCGGGCGGCCCGTGTGGATCCCCGGCGACGTCACCGGCACCTGCTGCGCCACCATCTGGCACTCCAAGGGGTACGACGACGGCACCCGGCTGATGGCCGAGCGGATCGTCGAGGCCGCCTGGCGGTGGACCGACGGCGGCCGGCTGCCGGTCGTGGTCGACGCCTCGTCCTGCACCCTGGGCCTCGCGCACGAGGTCGTGCCGTACCTGACGGAGGTGAGCCGCGCGCTGCACGCGCGGCTCACCGTCCTGGACTCGCTCGACTGGGCCGCCGACGAGCTGCTGCCCCGGCTGACGGTCGAGCGGCGGACGCCCGCCGCCGTGGTCCACCCGACCTGCTCGATGCGCCACCTCGGCAACACCGGCCGGCTCACCGCCCTGGCCGAGGCGGTCGCCGACGAGGTCGTCGTGCCCGACGACGCGGGCTGCTGCGCCTTCGCCGGCGACCGCGGCATGCTGCACAAGGAGCTGACCGCGTCCGCGACCGCGCGCGAGGCCGCGGAGGTCACCGCCCGCGACTACGACACGCACCTGTCGGCGAACCGGATGTGCGAGATCGGCATGGACCGGGCCACCGGCCGCTCCTACCGCTCCGTGCTGCTGGAGCTGGAGCGCGCCACCCGCCCCGCGGGCGTGCGGGAGCGCCGCTGA
- a CDS encoding O-acetyl-ADP-ribose deacetylase has product MGVLTAVRGDITGQEVDAVVNAANSSLLGGGGVDGAIHRRGGKSIVRECRELRASAYPDGLPAGGAVATTAGLLPARWVIHTVGPVWSRTEDRSAQLASCYRESLAVARELGARTVAFPAVSTGAYGWPLDDGARIAVAAVQEAVGKEDFDEVRFVLFDDRSYESFARRIG; this is encoded by the coding sequence ATGGGTGTGCTCACGGCCGTGCGCGGCGACATCACCGGCCAGGAGGTCGACGCGGTGGTCAACGCCGCGAACTCCTCGCTGCTGGGCGGCGGGGGCGTCGACGGCGCCATCCACCGCAGGGGCGGCAAGAGCATCGTGCGGGAGTGCCGCGAACTGCGCGCCTCCGCGTACCCCGACGGCCTGCCCGCCGGCGGCGCGGTGGCCACCACCGCCGGGCTGCTGCCGGCCCGCTGGGTGATCCACACGGTCGGCCCGGTCTGGTCGCGGACCGAGGACCGCTCGGCGCAACTGGCCTCCTGCTACCGCGAGTCGCTGGCCGTCGCCCGCGAACTGGGGGCCCGCACGGTCGCGTTCCCCGCAGTGTCCACCGGCGCGTACGGCTGGCCGCTGGACGACGGGGCCCGGATCGCGGTAGCCGCCGTCCAGGAGGCGGTCGGCAAGGAGGACTTCGACGAGGTGCGCTTCGTGCTCTTCGACGACCGGTCGTACGAGTCGTTCGCCCGGCGCATCGGCTGA
- a CDS encoding Gfo/Idh/MocA family oxidoreductase, with amino-acid sequence MREENPTPRPGDSDDGYSRRSVLRSAGIAGAGLGLGAFGASQAQAAEAGAAGEAAAPAAPPRRGKTMIGVPFESHGTVRVGIIGLGNRGGGMIDLFLAQPGVQVTALCDPVVDKVERAAKKVVDAGQPAPATYTKGDHDFEQLCARGDIDFVYVATPWDWHFEMAKAAMENGKHVGVECPIAMRLDELWDLVDLSERTRRHCMQLENCCYGRNEMRVLRMAHAGLFGELLHAAGAYNHDLRGLMFDPDYYEGPWRRLWHTRLRGDLYPNHGFGPAANYMDVNRGDRVTHISSFGTPALTLAEYREANMPPGDPSWKETYIKGDRTFSMMQTAKGRVIRLEHDVSTPHPYSRINSLGGTKGVFEDYEPRIYLEPGHTDDQWHDFGEFAEYDHWLWKEHSNPPGGHGGMDYIMIFRLMQCMRLGLVPDFDVYDAVTWTAPVPLSHLSIKAGGRPLPMPDFTRGGWKDKRSGVDSEKPDEA; translated from the coding sequence ATGCGCGAGGAGAACCCCACCCCGAGACCCGGCGATTCCGACGACGGCTACTCCCGCCGCTCGGTTCTGCGCTCGGCGGGCATCGCCGGTGCAGGGCTCGGCCTGGGGGCCTTCGGCGCCTCGCAGGCCCAGGCGGCGGAGGCCGGGGCAGCCGGGGAGGCCGCCGCACCGGCGGCACCGCCGCGGCGCGGCAAGACGATGATCGGTGTGCCGTTCGAGAGCCACGGCACCGTACGGGTCGGGATCATCGGCCTGGGCAACCGTGGTGGCGGCATGATCGACCTGTTCCTCGCCCAGCCGGGCGTGCAGGTGACCGCGCTGTGCGACCCGGTCGTCGACAAGGTGGAGCGGGCCGCGAAGAAGGTCGTCGACGCAGGCCAGCCGGCGCCCGCCACGTACACCAAGGGCGACCACGACTTCGAGCAGCTCTGCGCCCGCGGCGACATCGACTTCGTCTACGTCGCCACCCCGTGGGACTGGCACTTCGAGATGGCCAAGGCGGCCATGGAGAACGGCAAGCACGTCGGCGTCGAGTGCCCCATCGCGATGCGCCTGGACGAGCTGTGGGACCTCGTCGACCTCTCCGAGCGCACCCGCCGGCACTGCATGCAGTTGGAGAACTGCTGCTACGGCCGCAACGAGATGCGGGTGCTGCGCATGGCGCACGCCGGGCTCTTCGGCGAGCTGCTGCACGCCGCCGGCGCGTACAACCACGACCTGCGCGGGCTGATGTTCGACCCCGACTACTACGAGGGCCCCTGGCGCCGGCTGTGGCACACCCGGCTGCGCGGCGACCTCTACCCCAACCACGGCTTCGGCCCGGCCGCCAACTACATGGACGTCAACCGCGGCGACCGCGTCACCCACATCTCCAGCTTCGGCACCCCGGCGCTGACCCTCGCCGAGTACCGCGAGGCGAACATGCCCCCGGGCGACCCGAGCTGGAAGGAGACGTACATCAAGGGCGACCGCACCTTCAGCATGATGCAGACCGCCAAGGGGCGGGTGATCCGGCTGGAGCACGACGTCTCGACCCCGCACCCCTACAGCCGGATCAACTCCCTCGGCGGCACGAAGGGCGTGTTCGAGGACTACGAGCCGCGCATCTACCTGGAGCCGGGGCACACCGACGACCAGTGGCACGACTTCGGCGAGTTCGCGGAGTACGACCACTGGCTGTGGAAGGAGCACTCCAACCCGCCCGGCGGACACGGCGGCATGGACTACATCATGATCTTCCGGCTGATGCAGTGCATGCGGCTCGGCCTGGTCCCGGACTTCGACGTCTACGACGCCGTGACGTGGACCGCGCCCGTGCCGCTCAGCCACCTGTCGATCAAGGCGGGCGGCAGGCCGCTGCCGATGCCGGACTTCACCCGCGGCGGGTGGAAGGACAAGCGCTCCGGCGTGGACTCCGAGAAGCCCGACGAGGCGTGA
- a CDS encoding DUF2071 domain-containing protein, translating to MQNSAPVTPDAPHAVRSPLLTQQWLDLTFVHWAAEPAAVAPLLPRGTVPDTYDGLTYVGLIAFRMDRVGWLRLPPVPYLGSFPETNVRLYSVDAHGRRGVVFRSLDAARLVPVVLGRLGFGLPYVWSRMSVSRAGDTVAYTSARRWPGPRGASSRLTVRPGERVGEASGLEHFLTARWGLHRAFFGRTGYLPNEHPRWPLHRAELIECEEDLVAAAGLPAPAADPVSVLYSPGVPVRLGRPARAPGIPGR from the coding sequence GTGCAGAACTCCGCGCCCGTCACGCCCGACGCCCCGCATGCCGTACGTTCCCCGCTGCTCACCCAGCAGTGGCTGGACCTGACGTTCGTCCACTGGGCCGCCGAGCCGGCCGCCGTGGCGCCGCTGCTGCCCCGCGGCACGGTGCCGGACACCTATGACGGGCTCACGTACGTCGGGCTCATCGCGTTCCGGATGGACCGCGTCGGCTGGCTGCGGCTGCCCCCCGTGCCGTACCTCGGCAGCTTCCCGGAGACCAACGTGCGCCTGTACTCGGTCGACGCGCACGGGCGGCGCGGCGTCGTGTTCCGGTCGCTGGACGCCGCCCGGCTGGTCCCCGTGGTGCTGGGGCGGCTCGGCTTCGGGCTGCCGTACGTGTGGTCGCGGATGTCCGTCAGCCGGGCCGGCGACACCGTCGCCTACACGAGTGCCCGCCGCTGGCCGGGACCGCGCGGCGCGTCCAGCCGCCTGACGGTGCGCCCGGGTGAGCGCGTCGGCGAGGCGAGCGGTCTCGAGCACTTCCTCACCGCGCGCTGGGGGCTGCACCGGGCCTTCTTCGGCAGGACGGGCTACCTGCCCAACGAGCACCCACGCTGGCCGCTGCACCGCGCCGAGCTGATCGAGTGCGAGGAGGACCTGGTCGCGGCGGCGGGCCTGCCCGCGCCCGCCGCCGACCCGGTCAGCGTCCTGTACTCGCCGGGCGTCCCGGTACGTCTCGGCCGCCCGGCGCGCGCCCCGGGCATCCCCGGTCGGTGA
- a CDS encoding sigma-70 family RNA polymerase sigma factor: protein MTEEAPAEDHGSPVTHAMLHVPPVCEALYLANADAYYTYAQHWLDDDTAVEAVGLTFHQIRNRWEELGRHGDLRQQAWAILRRVVASYVEESEVRREIAGVLAAYQGLLAQQIEGVGLYEAIARLSPRQFDVIVLRYLCTFPTERIAWYLGVTASTVDYHCRRATKRLERDLAQLLKKEGGTR, encoded by the coding sequence ATGACCGAAGAAGCTCCCGCAGAGGACCATGGCAGTCCGGTGACGCACGCCATGTTGCACGTCCCGCCGGTGTGCGAGGCGCTGTACCTGGCCAACGCGGACGCCTACTACACCTACGCCCAGCACTGGCTCGACGACGACACCGCGGTGGAGGCCGTCGGCCTGACGTTCCACCAGATCCGTAACCGCTGGGAGGAGCTGGGCCGCCACGGCGACCTGCGGCAGCAGGCGTGGGCGATCCTCCGCCGCGTGGTCGCCTCGTACGTGGAGGAGTCCGAGGTCCGCCGCGAGATAGCCGGCGTGCTGGCCGCGTACCAGGGGCTCCTGGCACAGCAGATCGAGGGGGTCGGGCTCTACGAGGCCATCGCCCGGCTGTCGCCGCGGCAGTTCGACGTGATCGTCCTGCGCTACCTGTGCACGTTCCCCACCGAGCGGATCGCCTGGTACCTGGGCGTCACGGCCAGCACGGTCGACTACCACTGCCGCCGCGCCACGAAGCGCCTGGAGCGGGACCTGGCGCAGTTGCTGAAGAAGGAGGGGGGCACCCGGTGA
- a CDS encoding ABC transporter ATP-binding protein — MPHDPLDGWTPPPSDPEQPAQVRRILALFRPYRGRLAVVGLLVAASSLVSVASPFLLREVVDTALPQGRTGLLSLLALGMVGVAVLGGVFGVLQTLISTTVGQRVMHDLRTAVYAQLQRMPLAFFTRTRTGEVQSRIASDIGGMQATVTTTATSLVSNLTSVIATVVAMLALDWRLTVVSLLLLPLFVWIARRVGRERKKITAQRQKQMAAMAAGVTESLSVSGIMLGRTMGRSDSLTRGFADESEGLVDLEVRANMAGRWRMAVIGVVMAAMPAVIYWTAGLASSTAGQGVSIGTVVAFVSLQQGLFRPTVSLLATGVQMQTSLALFQRIFEYLDLPVDIAEPEHPVRLAKPRGDVRFENVDFAYEPGRPTLRDVALTVPAGSSLAIVGPTGAGKSTLGYLVPRLYDVTGGRVTIDGTDVRDLDFDSLARAVGVVAQETYLFHASVADNLRFARPDATDAEIEAAARAAQIHDHIAGLPDGYDTLVGERGYRFSGGEKQRLALARTILRDPPVLILDEATSALDTRTERAVQQAVDALAEGRTTITIAHRLSTIRDADQIAVLHDGRVAELGTHDELMAAGGRYAALVRRDLDAAAPDAATADTAAPDEAAADAVAEGASVTV, encoded by the coding sequence ATGCCGCACGATCCCCTCGACGGGTGGACACCCCCGCCCTCCGATCCGGAGCAGCCCGCCCAGGTGCGCCGGATCCTCGCGCTCTTCCGCCCGTACCGCGGCCGCCTCGCCGTGGTCGGGCTGCTGGTGGCCGCGTCCTCACTGGTCTCGGTCGCCTCGCCCTTCCTGCTCCGCGAGGTCGTCGACACCGCTCTGCCGCAGGGCCGCACCGGCCTGCTCAGCCTGCTCGCGCTCGGCATGGTCGGCGTCGCCGTGCTCGGCGGCGTCTTCGGCGTCCTGCAGACCCTCATCTCCACCACCGTCGGCCAGCGCGTCATGCACGACCTGCGCACCGCCGTCTACGCCCAGTTGCAGCGGATGCCGCTGGCGTTCTTCACCCGCACCCGCACCGGCGAGGTGCAGTCCCGTATCGCCAGCGACATCGGCGGCATGCAGGCCACCGTCACCACCACCGCCACCTCGCTGGTCTCCAACCTCACCAGCGTCATCGCCACCGTCGTCGCCATGCTCGCGCTCGACTGGCGGCTGACCGTCGTCTCGCTGCTCCTGCTGCCGCTCTTCGTCTGGATCGCCCGCCGTGTCGGCCGCGAGCGCAAGAAGATCACCGCGCAGCGGCAGAAGCAGATGGCCGCCATGGCGGCGGGCGTGACCGAGTCGCTGTCGGTCAGCGGCATCATGCTCGGCCGCACCATGGGCCGCTCCGACAGCCTGACCCGCGGCTTCGCCGACGAGTCCGAGGGCCTGGTGGACCTGGAGGTACGGGCCAACATGGCGGGCCGCTGGCGGATGGCCGTCATCGGCGTCGTCATGGCCGCCATGCCGGCCGTCATCTACTGGACCGCGGGCCTCGCCTCCAGCACCGCCGGGCAGGGCGTGTCCATCGGCACCGTCGTCGCCTTCGTCTCGCTGCAGCAGGGGCTCTTCCGGCCCACCGTCAGCCTGCTGGCCACCGGCGTGCAGATGCAGACCTCGCTCGCCCTCTTCCAGCGCATCTTCGAATACCTCGACCTGCCCGTCGACATCGCCGAGCCCGAGCACCCCGTGCGGCTGGCGAAGCCCCGCGGCGACGTGCGCTTCGAGAACGTCGACTTCGCGTACGAGCCGGGGCGGCCGACGCTGCGCGACGTCGCGCTCACCGTGCCGGCCGGCAGCAGCCTGGCGATCGTCGGCCCCACCGGCGCCGGCAAGTCCACCCTGGGCTACCTGGTGCCGCGGCTGTACGACGTCACCGGCGGCCGGGTCACGATCGACGGCACCGACGTGCGCGACCTCGACTTCGACTCGCTCGCCCGCGCGGTCGGCGTCGTCGCCCAGGAGACGTACCTCTTCCACGCCTCCGTCGCCGACAACCTGCGCTTCGCCCGCCCGGACGCCACCGACGCCGAGATCGAGGCCGCCGCCCGCGCCGCGCAGATCCACGACCACATCGCCGGCCTGCCCGACGGCTACGACACCCTCGTCGGCGAGCGCGGCTACCGCTTCTCCGGCGGCGAGAAGCAGCGCCTGGCCCTCGCCCGTACGATCCTGCGCGACCCGCCGGTGCTCATCCTCGACGAGGCCACCAGCGCGCTGGACACCCGCACCGAGCGCGCGGTGCAGCAGGCGGTCGACGCGCTCGCCGAGGGCCGTACCACGATCACCATCGCGCACCGGCTCTCCACGATCCGCGACGCCGACCAGATCGCGGTCCTGCACGACGGCCGCGTCGCCGAACTCGGCACGCACGACGAGCTGATGGCCGCCGGCGGCCGGTATGCGGCGCTGGTGCGCCGGGACCTCGACGCCGCCGCTCCGGACGCCGCCACCGCGGACACCGCCGCGCCGGACGAAGCCGCCGCCGACGCCGTCGCGGAGGGCGCGTCGGTGACGGTCTGA
- a CDS encoding FG-GAP-like repeat-containing protein, protein MSERLRIALATATAAALTGGLFAVAAAPATADAARPVADLNGGLPDLVVSAPGAHVGGHSAAGQIVAHYGSAAERARAGLSAEHSHTFSQDSNGVPANAEADDAWGEAVATGDFDGDGLSDVAVGAPGEDITGDPGNGVVQILWGAGGGLSRSVTLADPRPSKHDQFGRTLETGDFDGDGTTDLAVGSATNAVDVFRGPFDKSTGTYDSRYVVAPNIRSGAGDGGGAKHLRAGDVNGDGMDDLVVAGLGPDYYDTNRFLPGSADGLTRTGEVALPAGTATDIGDLNSDGYGDVVTGLAHDAFGDGGHPDGVLGGGVSITYGSAAGPDRITRFDQDTPGVEGVSEEGDGFGSDLHLGDIDGDGHLDLAVGAPYEDRGSIADTGTVTVLYDLHAGEGAHTSELLHQNAPGVPNDNEADDVFGAEVHVGDHNGDRKDDVTVGSPGENDGNGMVHSLRSDGTTAGGIGASAIYPPDLGISIDGSPRYGTRFGG, encoded by the coding sequence ATGTCCGAGCGGCTCCGCATCGCCTTAGCAACCGCCACCGCCGCCGCGCTCACCGGCGGCCTGTTCGCCGTCGCCGCCGCGCCCGCGACGGCCGACGCCGCCCGCCCCGTCGCCGACCTCAACGGCGGCCTGCCCGACCTCGTCGTCTCCGCGCCCGGCGCCCACGTCGGCGGCCACAGCGCCGCCGGGCAGATCGTCGCCCACTACGGCTCCGCCGCCGAGCGCGCCCGGGCCGGCCTGTCCGCCGAGCACTCGCACACCTTCAGCCAGGACAGCAACGGCGTCCCCGCGAACGCCGAGGCCGACGACGCCTGGGGCGAGGCCGTCGCGACCGGTGACTTCGACGGCGACGGCCTGTCCGACGTGGCCGTCGGCGCCCCCGGCGAGGACATCACCGGGGACCCCGGCAACGGGGTCGTGCAGATCCTGTGGGGCGCCGGCGGCGGTCTGTCCCGCAGCGTCACGCTGGCCGACCCGCGGCCGTCGAAGCACGACCAGTTCGGCCGCACGCTCGAAACCGGCGACTTCGACGGCGACGGCACGACCGACCTCGCGGTCGGCTCCGCGACCAACGCCGTCGACGTCTTCCGCGGCCCCTTCGACAAGTCCACCGGCACCTACGACTCCCGCTACGTCGTCGCGCCGAACATCCGCAGCGGTGCGGGGGACGGCGGCGGTGCGAAGCACCTGCGCGCCGGCGACGTCAACGGCGACGGCATGGACGACCTCGTCGTGGCCGGCCTCGGCCCGGACTACTACGACACCAACCGCTTCCTGCCCGGTTCGGCCGACGGCCTGACCAGGACCGGCGAGGTGGCACTCCCCGCGGGCACCGCCACCGACATCGGCGACCTGAACTCCGACGGCTACGGCGACGTCGTCACCGGCCTGGCCCACGACGCGTTCGGCGACGGCGGCCACCCCGACGGCGTCCTCGGCGGGGGCGTCAGCATCACCTACGGTTCCGCCGCCGGGCCCGACCGGATCACCCGCTTCGACCAGGACACCCCGGGCGTCGAAGGCGTCTCCGAGGAGGGCGACGGCTTCGGCTCCGACCTGCACCTCGGCGACATCGACGGCGACGGCCACCTCGACCTGGCCGTGGGCGCGCCGTACGAGGACAGGGGCAGCATCGCGGACACGGGCACCGTCACCGTGCTCTACGACCTGCACGCCGGCGAGGGTGCCCACACCAGCGAGCTCCTGCACCAGAACGCCCCGGGCGTCCCCAACGACAACGAGGCGGACGACGTCTTCGGCGCCGAGGTGCACGTCGGCGACCACAACGGCGACCGCAAGGACGACGTGACCGTCGGCTCGCCCGGCGAGAACGACGGCAACGGCATGGTCCACTCCCTGCGCTCCGACGGCACGACCGCGGGCGGCATCGGCGCGTCCGCCATCTACCCGCCCGACCTGGGCATCTCCATCGACGGCTCGCCGCGCTACGGCACCCGCTTCGGCGGCTGA